In the Schaalia hyovaginalis genome, CTCGCGTGACCAGCGAGTTGAGCGCACGCGTTCTGCGTGAGCGTTTCGAGACGAGGATCGTTCCCTACCTTGATGACCTGCGCGAGCAGGCCCGCGATGACAGTTCATGGCCGCCGGTCCTCGTGTACACAGGAGGCCAACCGGGAGCAGGCAAGAGCAGGGCGAACGAGCGCGCCGCACAGGCGCGCCCTTCTCTCGTTCCCATCATCGGTGATGATTTGCGTCAGTTTCATCCCGCCTACGCGCAGATCATGCGCGATGACCCGGCCTCAATGCCAGAGCGCACGGCCCATGCATCGGGACAGTGGATCGCAATGTCCGCCCGCTACTTGCGTGAGCGCCGCGCTGACGTGCTCATCGAGACGACGCTGCGTTCCCCTGAGGCGATGGCGTCGACTATCGCCTCGTTTCGTGAGGCGGGCTACGTTGTCGAGATGCGCATGGTCGCAGTCCCTGAAGAAGTCTCGCGTCTTGCCACCATTGAGCGCTATGCCGGGCAAGTGACCTCGACGGGAGTGGGACGATGGACGCCCTCAGATATGCACGATGAGGCTTATGCGGCAGCCCCGCACACCGTTGAATGTCTCATTTCCTCGGGAGCCGTTGACCGGTTCGTCCTTGAAGACCGCGCGGGCCGAGTGCTTGTCGACTCCACGTACTTTGGTCTACGCGACGCCCAGCTTTCAGAAGCAGGGCGGAGCGCAGCCGAAGAATTCACCTCGCAACGCTCAGTCGATACCCTTGACACGCCGAGCGCGCTCGCTTGGATGCAGCAGGCCAGACGCCAGCTCGAATTCGTGCGCCACCTCGACCACCCAGACACTGACCTCATCGCCACCCTCACGCGCAGTCTCACTGTTGATGCGCCTGTTATCGCCGGAAGAGCGTATCGCGATGATCCCAACCGGGCAGGCGACGAGCTGGACTTCCTTCGCATCGCCGCTCGCATGTTCACTCTCCCCCACACGCAGGCACCGAAGGATGTTCCTTCGCTCCAGTCCCCTACAAACAGTCCGGCCCTTCGTTCAACGGAAGGACGCACTCACGGGAGGCAGGTGTGAGCGCACGTGTCGGGTATGCGCGAGTCTCTACGCGCGAGCAGAACCCGCAGGCCCAAGAAGCCCTTTTGCGGGAGGCCGGATGCGAGCGCATCTTCACCGACCACGGAGAATCAAGCCGCACGGTGGCGCGCCCCCAGTGGGAAGCGTGCTTGGACTACCTGCGCAGGGGCGACACCTTGGTGATCGTTGCTCTGGATCGCATCGCGGGCACAGAACGCATGGCGATCGAGATCATCCGCGACCTTGCTCACCGAGGCGTGCGCCTCAAAAGCCTCACTGAGGCTTTCCTTGACGTGGACACCTCCACGCCAATGGGAGAAGCGATCATCGGGATCATGGCGGTCCTAGCCCAGCTGCGCGTCGCCACGATCCGTGAAAACACAAGGCGAGGGCTCGAACACGCCCGCGCCCAAGGCCGGCGCGGAGGTCGCCCGACGGTGATGACACCTGAGAAGACCCAAGCCGCGCGCCTCATGCGCCAAAACGGCTACAGCTTCGCCCATATCGGCAAGAGTCTCGGTGTCGGCGCATCCTCCGTCGCACGCGCACTCTCCCGACCCGAAACCACCGAACCGGCGCAGCAATAGCTCAAGCGTCGGCCATACTTGCCCACTCTCATTGCGGTCACGCGCTGTGTGTGCACGCTCGACGTATCAGCATGAACACTCACGCTGAATCAGCAGAATCCGCAAGCCCCATGACCGACGCCAAGGGTGGCGAAGAGGAGACAGAAAACAGCCTGTACTATCCGAACATCGACGCGTTCGTCGAGCAGTACCTCGCCCCGATGTACGACCTACCCAAGACGCAAAACCGGGTCTGGTGCCGACAGTGGTGGCGGCACGAAGGTGCGGTGATTCGCCTGCACGCCCTGTGGTTGTCATGGGAAGAGACCCGCGTGCACGAGTCGCCCGGCACGATGGCCTCGTGGATCCTGAACATCGCCGATCCGATGATGGCGGTCTTGTTCAATCCAACTTCGGGCCCGTTCATCGGCTGCTCTGAGGATCGCGGCCACGAGTCCGAGCGCCCGCATTCTGATGGGCGGCTCCCCTGCGATCCCCCACCCACCGGCCTGTTCGACCCGAGGCAGTAATCCCACACGCCCGAGCGGGGCGCTCTTTTGTGTGAGCGCCCCGCTCATGGCGTGCGTTAGAGGGTCTGAGAGCGTTTGTGGCGCATTTTGTTGGCCCGATACGACGAGACTGTGCTCCCTTTCCGCCCCTTCTTCGCCTGCGACACGAAAGTCTTGCGTGCTGGGGCGTGCAGTGACGTGTCCGCAAGCAGGGCGCCGTGAAGCGCGTGAACATCTTGACCGGCCGACGCGTGTGCTTTCTGGGTGATCCATTCGGCCCTGGCTTGCGCCGAATCCCAGGTGACCACACTGCGGGTCGCCTCAGCACTCTCCGTATCTGCCCTTGGCACCTGCACGTTATCGGCCGGGGCCGTCGCCTCGGCTTCGTCGACGCGTTCGCGCGCGTCGACCGTCTTGGGGTGCTGGGCCTCGCTCTGAGCGTCGGCACGACCTGCGTGCTTGTCGCACTCACGCGCAGCGAGCGCCGCTTCCGGATCCCACGGGGCGAACGCGCGCGCCGCCTGGACGGCCTCGCGGACATCGTCTACACGAGTCGACGGGTCGTCCCAGAATCTTGGGTCTAAGGCGCGTCGGTACAGGCGCTGCGCCGCATCTCTCTCCACGTCAAGAGTCCGCCGGAGGCTTTCCACACCCTCATGCGAGATCCGGGCCGCGCGTGCCAGGGTCGCGGCGCGTCGTTGCGCCACGGATTCCCCCACCCTCAAAGCAGCGCGGACGATCTTTTCGACCTCCTGGTGCTGAAGGTCGCCAATACGTTCATCTGTCATGCGTGCGCTCCCTTTTCTTTCTTTTCTGTCTTCCAGTACGGAATCAATGCTGCGAGGAGGGCCGGCGTGCCCGAGGCGAACACCCATGCCCTTCCCGCCGGTAGAGCCTGCAAGTCGGCGACCGTAGCGATCGGCCGTTGCTGGGACTCTCGCGAGGTCGACGTCGACCGTCCTTGCGCGGACGTCGACATCGATCTCGAGTCGACGTAGTGCACGCCAATCAGATCTGACAGCTGCGCCAGGAAGTCGCGCTCAGAGACGCCTCCCCCGTAGACTTTCACATTGGACGCGCTCCAGAGTTTACGGATGCCGGCATCCCCCCAGGCGTGCGCGCCCTGGCTCCACGACTGAAGGATCGTGTCGACGCAGATCCCACGAGACCCGAAATGGCTATACAGGTCGGGAAGATCACGCCATCTACACACATTCGCTGCCTCGTCGAGCTCAATGAGCATCGGGGTCGCCATCCTGCCGTTAGGTTGGCCTTTCGCGTGAAGGAGGGCCGCCTGCACGACGGCCACCGTCAACGCCGTCACGATCGGCGCCGCTGACCCTTTGCCTTCTTGAGACAGGCAGTAGAGCGTGTCCGTGGAGGCGACGAACTCCTCTGGCAAAAACTCGACTCCACCGGGTTCTACCCATGCCAACGCCTCCTCGTTGAGGAGAAAGGAGAGGATCTGTCCAGCCGACCCGTAGACGCCCGACCTGGTTTCCGCCACCAGGCTCATGTTCGCCGCCAGGGACTGGTAGACCATCTGTTCGCCGCTGCGCTCTAGAATCCGCAGCGGCTCCCGATCATCCGGGTCGGTGACCCACCGGTACACGTCCCGCAGGCTCTTGTCCCCGCGGCCGCCGGCCAAGAGGAGCGCCGTGACAACATCGCGAGCCGCCCCGTCAAAATAAGCGTTGGTCGTAGCGTTGGCGGCCCTCGTCGAATCCACGAACACTTGCGCCAGATCCTTGGCTTCGACCGCATTCGTCACCTGCCGAAGCGGGTTCCACCACCAGGAGCGTTCCTCATCGCAAATGCCCTGGGGGTCAAACACCCACACGCGGCCTCGGTCGGCACGCTTCTTCCGTGTCGAGTCGACGATGTCGCGCTTGTTCGAGGTCGCGACGACGGCGCCGGGGGCCGCGAAAATACGCGGAACCACCCAGCATGTCGTCTTACCGGTCCTGGGGCCCGAGATGTTGATGCCAACGTCCTCAAATGAACTCACGAGCTCCACGCCGCCTACGACCGACCGGCCGATCGGAAGCCCCACCACGGGGCCCGCCACGCGCAGGCGTTCTGCTTTCTTCGCTGCGGCCTGGCGGGTCAGCGCATGGATGTCTGATCCTGAGCCCGCAAGGCGAGCCGCACGGTCCCCTCGGCGCCGCCCCGTCATTCTCGCCGACACGGCACCCGCACCGACGAACACACACCCCACGAGGAGTGCGACACCCAGCGACCATACGAGAACGGCACGAGGAAGATCTCCGCGCACGACAGCGGCGAGCACCTCGAACGGCTTGGCAGGGGCGGCCTGGCCCGAGTGCCAGCTCCACAAGCGAGCCCCCGCCCACACGACCCCCGCAGCGCAAAACGCAACGACGGTCCCTCCGACGAACAGAAGTGTCTGGCCGTCCCACGTGCGCATGTCGTCGCGCAGGCTCATGCGTGCATCTCCCATCGCTGGTTGGTGTTCGACAACCCGCGCGACACTTCAGAGTGCACGAAGTCGACACGCAAAGCGAACCCCGGAGCACCAGAGGTTTTCAGGAGGAACTTGCCGCGCCCCACAGGAGCAGACTCCCTGCCGGTCGCCGGGTCATAGGTGCCCGGCGCGTTCCACGAGGCAAGCAGGTCCTGCTCTGCTTGGCTCACCGCCACAACCCCAGAGAGCAAGTCCATTTCGCGCGCGGGCAGGCCGCCGAGGAACAGCATCTTCGACCGCTCCACGAAACCGAGGGCTTTGAGACGGTCTGCTTCCGAGTCCAAGGCAGCGAAGTCACTCATCGAGTGGGTAATCATCATCTGCCCCACACCCACACTCCGGTTGAGTCTGGTCAGAGCGTCGACCCGGTCGACCAGGCCAGACGAGGAGCGAAGGGTCCGCCATAGTTCATCCATGACGATCATGTAGCGGCGCCTGGGGGCCGCTCCCGCATCCGCGAGACTTTGGGCGATCTCCACGGTGGCAAACCCATAGGACCAGCACGCCAGCAGGACAGCGGCCTGAAGGTCAGCATCGGCCTGGAGGAGTGAGTGCACATCGAAGACGACGCTGCGGTCCATCATCATCGGCGTCGTCGTCTCCACCGCGAACAGTTCCCCAAACCTGCCTGACAGCAGAGCCATAAGGGAGGCTTCCAGCGCTTCAGTGATCTCCCTGTAGTGCGTGTCATCGCCCCGGTCCAAGGCCGCACGGCGAAGCTCGGCTGGCCCTTCTCGCACCACGTCAAGAACGTGAGCGAGCCTAGGGCGCTCATAGCGCTCTTCGACGATCCGGATCGCCTCATCGAGGATCGTCTCTTCCCTGTCCGTGGGAGCCGACCGGCGGATGATGTGCACGAGGGAGGCGACGAGTGTTTTCTTGCGTTCGTGCGCTTCGGCCTCCAAAGCGTCGGCCTCTTCCGCGGCCCCCGCGTCTCGCAGCAGGTGTGCCGCTTCGACACTGTTTCCCGCGTCCAACGGATTGATCCCACCCTTGCCGTGTCCGATCTCAATGACCTGCGCGCCGAGTGCTTCCATGAGATCCACGTAATCCGGCTTGATGTCGCCCAGCACCATCGTGTGCATCCCGAACGCCTCTAGGCCTTCGATCATGCGGCGCACGAGCGAAGACTTGCCCAAGCCGTTCAGGCCGAGCACCATCGCCGACGGCGCTGAGATCAGGCCCTTCTCGAACCAGCTGATCGGGTCTGCGCAGATTGTGCCCGTCCCATTTGTCGCCCGCCCCAGGGGAACGCCGACCAGGGGTGCGCCAGACCCGACAACGAGCGGGAACAGCCCGCAGACCTGCCTGGTCGTCCCCCGGTAGGGGCGGATGATCGGCATGGATGCGGCATACCCTCCGCCCGGCCTCTTCCAGCCCCGCTTCATGGCCCCACCCGTACCGGCCCCGGTCAGTTCTGCAAGCAACTGACCCACAAACCCGAAGATGCTCACAATGCGCCTCCCAGCCGCTGACCAGTCGGGCGCACGCCCACAGGCAAGCCGAGCGCGAAGGCGCTATCTTGCGCGCCGTACGCAAGCCTGACCTGGAGGCGCGACGCGGCCGCCAAGGCCGTGACCGCAGAAGACGTGTCCTCCATGTCCTCACTCATCGTCGTGGCCGTAATCACCATCCCGAAGTCCACCAATCCCGCGCCTGCCGCCTCTTCGGCCGCGACCTGTTGCGCCGCGTGCAACTCATTGAGTGAGCGGGCGGTGGGCCGGCCCATTGTCTCCACGCGAGCGCGCGCCTTGTTGAGGTCTGCCTCCACGACTCCTGGGGCTTTGCCCGCGTCCATCGGCCGATACAGGATCGTCACCCGCTTGCGCGCCACATCCGCGTTGGCTGACAAGATCGTGCGCAGGATCGACGACTGAACCACACCCCTCGGGGGTGCAGACACCACCCACGAGCGAGAGCGCCCCGAATCATGCACGTAGGTATCCCACTGAGCATGAGCCGTCACCGGGCCCGCGTCCCCCCACGACACATGCACCTCCTCGCCGGCCGCCGCCGCGTCCTCGAACAACTCTTCACACGCCGGGTCGTAAGCGACGCGCACCAGGCGCACCACCTCATCGACCGTCATCAGATGCACAGCCCCAGCCCCCGCCGCCACAAGCGTTTGTGTGAGCCCCGGAAGCCGGGTCCCAATGTCGCGTGCCGCCTGATCGAACTGGCGACGCTTAGCTCCCATCCGCGCCGGGTCAAACACCACAGTGATCCAGGTACGCACCTGCGCTGACCCCGCCTTGTACTCCTCGACCACCTCACGCATGATTTGACGCGCCAAATCAGGCGCATCCGGGCTCATACGACGCGTCACTTCACGGTCAAGCCGCGACCCTGTATCCGGAGACGTCTCCACGCACACCGATGCGCCCACGATCCCCAGCTCTCCGCCCAGATCAGCCAGCCACTGACCCCAGTAGGCGACCTGAAGATCCACATGCTCCGTGTCCAGCAGATCAGCCCCCGAAGGCGCAACCTTGAGGACGACAGCGAGACTGCCGTCCGCGTGACGGATCAACGCAAAAGGGCGATCATACGAGTCAACCTGACTCGACAGGGTCGAGGCCGACAAGACTCCCGGCAACATGCAGTGACCAGAAGCGACAGAGGCGGGAGCAAGCGGCCCCGACCGATAGATGTTCTCCTTCTTACGCGATGCCCTCCAAAACCTCATCGTCTCCCCCATCCTGTCTGCAAGAGAAATACCGTGCCTGTCTTTGACTGAAATGGCCCAGATCGCGCCCGCCGACACCGCGCCCACGAGCGTCGACCACAAGGGACCCGCCAGCGCGTAGACGAGGACCATGAGGATCATGGCGACAAGCACACCCATCGACGCAGCGAATGAGAGTTGCCCAAACCCCGCAGCCGACGGCCTGCGCCAATTCCCATACGTCCTGGGGCCTTCATGTTCACCGCTACTCATTCCTTCGCCACCCCCGCAGCACCCGTCGCCGCATCACTCGCTGTCTTCGTCACCTCGGAGGCGACCTGCGCCCCTGCGATCACAGCCGCCGCCACACCACCTGTCGCCACCGTCGCTCCCGCAGCCGCCGCACCACCCGAGGCGGCACCGCCTGCTGCGCCGCCGCCGGCGCTCGCAGGTGCGCCGGCCGAGGCACCGCTGCTCGCCGAGGCGCCACCCCCGTGGGTCGGTGCCGGCGAGGATGCGGGGGCCGGCGTCGACGATGATGATCCCGCCGCGCCACCACCCCCAGCGGGTGACGGCGAGGATGCTCCCGCCCCGCCTGAATGCACCGACGCCGTATGGGACGAATGCATCGACATGATCGACCCGGTCGCCATCGCACCCATCACAGCCGTATCCCCCACGCCAGGGCCTCCCTGGCTCATCGCCGCCGACGCGGGCACCACAAACCCGATCAACGCCGGCAACACCAACACCGCAGCGACAAGTAGGAGAATGCCCATGATGAACGTCGTCACGTCATCACTCGACCACTGATCCGCAAACCCCGCACGCGACGTGAGCTTGATTGCCACCGCGTACACGATGGACGCGGCAGGCTTATACAGGACGAACGCCACCAGCCACGTGACATTCTTGGTGAACCATGAGCGTCCCCAGGTCGTGTTCGTGCATGCCGCACTGATCGGCAAGATGCCGACCAGAATGACGAGGAAGGCCGAGCGGAGCATCATCATGCCGATCTGCACAACGTTCGCGATGATGCCGAACAGCCCCAAGATGATGATGAGGATCGGGCCGAGGGTGCCTGTGTATTGTCCAGCGAGCAGGCCCCCTTGAAACAAGGAGAACGCGAACTGGGTCCCATCCCCTCCCGTTGCCTCATCCAAGATCCACTGGGAAAACGCGTCAGCCGCCTGGATCAGATAATGCACGATGCCGATCCCTGCGACAGCGACCGTCATATACGTCAGCACCGCCGACATCAGATCGCGCAGCGGACGGCCCGACCGGCCTGTCGCCAGCTGGATCCCCGCAGCGATCACGGACACCATCACCGCCGCGATCACGAACACATACAGGTGCGACTGGACGAACACCGCCTCAGAAGACCCACCCCTCAAATCAGGGGTGTCAACCTCCACCCAAAATGTTCCGATTCGCACGAGAGTGTCCGTGAGCGTCTCGAACACGCCGTCCGCCCACGATTTCAGCACCGTGTTCGAGGCGGCCCGTCCCACTCCCCCAATGATCGCGGCCGCATTATTCGTCGCACACGCGAAATCGAACGGGACACACAGTTGAAGATCTTCCGCTGCGAGAAGGTCATGTCCCATCATCACCAGCTCCACTCGATAAAGCCCGCAGGCAAGCCAGCAGAGTCAAGGCGTGACGCTCCCCAGTTGTTCCCCTCGGGCCACGTGAACTTCCAATCCCCGTCCGTGTATTCCATCTTCATCGGCCACGTCAGCCACGCACCCGCCGAGGACGCAGAATCCACCACGAGGACCACAAGGACCACCTCCTCGCTCCACTGCTCCGACCAGAACCCGTGCACACGGATCCCCTCCGGTTCCGTCCCCGCCTGCGAGTCGGGAGTCAACGCCAACGCCTCACGCGCGTTCGCGTCATCCACCGCACGCGTCCGAATCACCTCAGCCACACTGGGCCCACGCGCGATCCAGTTCAACGCATTCGCCGCAGCAACAACCGCCCCCTCTTCTGATGGGGCGTAACAGCCCGGCACCCCCTCACGCACACGCGGGCCCGCAGGCGACACAAACGTCGGGACCGTATCAATGGTTTCCACGCGCCCCAAGGGCGCGGCCGTCAACCGGCCATCGTCGAGCCCGCCGGTCGGCGCGCACACGCCCGCTCCCCCGCTCTCACCCGAAGCGCCAGCATTACTGGCATTACCAGCATTGCCAGCGTTGTCGGCGTTGCTGGCGTTGTCACTCATGCCCGCGTTGCTGGCCCCCGTATCCGCCGGGCCAGGCCCCGCCACCACCACCCACACGACCCCCACCACCAGGGCGACCAGAGCAATCGCCGAGAGGAGGAAGGCCGGGCGAGCGAAAGGATGCCGCTCAGGCATCACAGGATCATCGCGCGTCATCATCCGAACAACGCGACAATCGCACGGACCAGACCCGCCGCACTCGCGATGAGCATCGCACCCACCGCGACTTTCCCGATCTGATGCACATGCTCAGACGAGGTCCCCCGATGATTCGCGATCGCCAACGCCGAACCCGCGACGATGAACCCGACGATCGCGACCACAAGACCACCCCACATGAACCACGACAACAGCGTGTTCACAGGCCCTTCCAGGTTCGGAGGCGGCGTCGGGTGCGGATCCAACTCACTGCCCAGCACACTCATGAGAATCTTCATGCGTTTTCCTTCCGTAAAGCGAGAACCTCATCGAGGACCCGCGCGAACGCCCGAGATGGCGTTCCCACCTCGGCACGCACACTCAATCGCCACGCCCCCACCCAAGGGGCATAGATCGTGGTCGGGAACGCTCCCGCCGTCTTCTCTGCTGCAAGCCGCAGAGCCTTCGGGAGGCGTCCGGGAATGTCGGGCACGATGAGCAGACCGACAAGGTTCACGCCCGGGACCGCTCCGGCCGCCCACTGCATCCCCGCCTTGCGGGCCGCCTCCAGGCCTGCCATGTTCGACCGGCACACAACGAGCACGTCAGCCTCACCACCGGTGATGCTCGGCCACGCACACCCGGCGTCCCCCGCGTCGACCAAGCTCGCCCAGGTGGACGTACCCGCCCCGCCGTGAGCGCCGACCAGCCAGAACCTCTGGCGCGATTCAAGGGACGGATACGAGCGTTCCAACGCAAACGGCGCCGCAACGTCTGCGCCGGCCTTCCATACCCCAACCGCCTGACGCGCAGGCAGCGTCTGCTCGGTGGGCACACGCTGTACGTTGTCGCGACGAGCAATCCACGGATTCTCGCTTTCAGGCATACAAACCATCACCGTCCCTTCCTGCACATACGTCAGATGAGGACACACAGGAGGCAGTAGTGACAGAACACACCCGGCCAACGTGGCCGAAGATCCGCATTGACGTTGACGACCTCGGATCAGTTCATCTCTTCGTCGCCGGAGTACATAGACAGAACGTCATTCCCTCGCGGACTGCACGCCAGCAGGCAATGGACGCAGTCGTCGACCTCGCACGACGCTACGCCCGCCCCCTCGACGTCGATGCCACCGACGAGCACGGCACTTTCCACATGACCGTCCATCCCGACGGGCACATCGACGAGAACGCCTACACACCCCGCAGCGACTCCGCAGGGACTACCTCCGCACAGGGGGCCTGATGAAAGCCCCGCATCTGCTCCCCCAGTTCGCCTTCGTCCTCGGCGACGAAGACGTCAACCTCGACGAGCTCGAATGGCGCCATCCCTTGCTCGCCACCGACTACGACCTCGCCTACGAGCAGGCACTGGACCAATGCGAAGCAATCGGCCTCGATCCGACGGCCACCACAATTCGGATCTATTTCCGCCTCCAGGCCGTCGGCTACACGCCCTGGGCGCCTGTCGACGACCAGACCGACTACCGCGCACTCATCGCCCGCATCGACCCGATCATCGAGCTCTGACCAGCCCAGAGCAGGGTCTCAAAATGAGACCCTGCCCCCATAATTCCCATTTTGTAACGCACTTCACATTCTCGGGGCGAACATGCGCCCAGCCAACACAGCCACGACAGACCCGCACGCCAACCCACGACATCAACCTCGCCCGACAAGGCAGGGTCTCAAAATGAGACCCTGCCCTCACACATTTCAATTTGTGAGGCATTTCATAAATCGGGGGTGTTTATGCTGCTGATCGCCACTGGCGCACCAGGGCCGCGCACCGACCGGCGATGTCGGCGTCATCCAGGTCGAGAATGCCTGCCGTGGTGCCCCGGCGTGACCCAACCAAGAGTGTCATCCACGCCCGGGCGACCGTGGGATCGATCCCCAGGTCCGCCAGCCGCACATCCGCACCGGCGATCGCGTGGCGCCGGCCCGGGTCACCGCAAGCGATCTCTGCGATCCGGCGCGTGCCGGCCCAAGCGATTGTTTCGTCCATGCCGGCCGACACCAGACCGTCCACGATGCGACGCAACGGTCCACTGACGTCATCGAGGGCGACCCACCGGTCCCTCTCGACAGGCGCCGGATCGTTGGCGCTCACGTCGGGCAGGGTCTCGACGGGGATCGGACGAGAGGCGAATGCGACATCACGAGTCAGACCCCGACGCACCACGATCGTGGTCCACAAGCCCCACGGCCTGCGCGAGGCAATGAGCTCATCAGCATTGTCACGCAGGGCCTGCCAGGCCAGCGCGATCGTATCGGTGAGCGCCTCATCAAAGCCCATCCCGGATGCCATCGCGTGGCGGATCGGCGCCCAGAATTGCCGGGGCCCCTCAGCGACCAGTGTCGCCCCAAGACACTGGGCCGCTTCCCCCGTCCATCCGCTGGCTTGAGCTGCGTGCAGCGCCTCACGCAGGCCGTCATTATCGTTCTTGCCGATCGGCCGGGCATCACCGAGGCTCAGCGGGACCGCCTCGACCATCGGCTCAGACGAGGCCGCCTCCTCGGGCGCGAAGCGGAGCTCGAACACGGACGCCGCTTGCCGATCATTCATGCGCCTACCATATCGACGCACCAATCCCAGCTCCTCGAGCTGAGCCAACGCACGGAACACGCTCGCCCTGCTCCGGCCGGTCGCCTCCACAAGCCAGTCGATCGAGCAGATCGCCGCTCCACGACAGTCGGCCAAACGCCCGAGCTCACCCATGACCAGACGGGCCGTGGGCGAGACGCCGTGCAGTCCGCGCAGCTGGCCATGCCAGGAGATGATCTTCACGCCGACGCACCGCCCTCGCCGCGTCGATCCATCGCGATCCGCGTCCACGTCGCCCAGTTCGCGTCGGGCATCTCGGCCGCCACCTGCGCGACCAGCGCGTCGAACTCGGCGTCAACCACGTCATCGACCAGCGCCTCGACCTGACGATCCTGGCTGGCGCGCAACGCCGCGAGCCGCTCGCGATCACGGCGCTCAGCCTGCTCGCGCAGCCGCTCAGGCGCCGCCTGCGGATCCACATTCGCCTCCAAGCGGGCCGCCACCAAAGCGGCCAAGCGATGCACCCGGAAAGGCAAGCGCTGGTCCATGAGCTGGCGGATCTGGCCCGGAGCCCAGCCAGCATCGAGACGCACACGCAGCATCTGGGCCACGCGGCGAGCACCCTGGCGATCCAAGGCCTGCAACGCGGGCGGCAAACACGCCGCCACGAGGAGCCCATCATCCTCGCTTGAGCCCCCAGCACGCTTGACGTCAGCCTCCAGGGCATCGAGAGGCTCCCCTGGCACCGGA is a window encoding:
- a CDS encoding ATP/GTP-binding protein, which translates into the protein MSIFGFVGQLLAELTGAGTGGAMKRGWKRPGGGYAASMPIIRPYRGTTRQVCGLFPLVVGSGAPLVGVPLGRATNGTGTICADPISWFEKGLISAPSAMVLGLNGLGKSSLVRRMIEGLEAFGMHTMVLGDIKPDYVDLMEALGAQVIEIGHGKGGINPLDAGNSVEAAHLLRDAGAAEEADALEAEAHERKKTLVASLVHIIRRSAPTDREETILDEAIRIVEERYERPRLAHVLDVVREGPAELRRAALDRGDDTHYREITEALEASLMALLSGRFGELFAVETTTPMMMDRSVVFDVHSLLQADADLQAAVLLACWSYGFATVEIAQSLADAGAAPRRRYMIVMDELWRTLRSSSGLVDRVDALTRLNRSVGVGQMMITHSMSDFAALDSEADRLKALGFVERSKMLFLGGLPAREMDLLSGVVAVSQAEQDLLASWNAPGTYDPATGRESAPVGRGKFLLKTSGAPGFALRVDFVHSEVSRGLSNTNQRWEMHA
- a CDS encoding DUF6668 family protein, with amino-acid sequence MVCMPESENPWIARRDNVQRVPTEQTLPARQAVGVWKAGADVAAPFALERSYPSLESRQRFWLVGAHGGAGTSTWASLVDAGDAGCAWPSITGGEADVLVVCRSNMAGLEAARKAGMQWAAGAVPGVNLVGLLIVPDIPGRLPKALRLAAEKTAGAFPTTIYAPWVGAWRLSVRAEVGTPSRAFARVLDEVLALRKENA
- a CDS encoding type IV secretory system conjugative DNA transfer family protein, with amino-acid sequence MSLRDDMRTWDGQTLLFVGGTVVAFCAAGVVWAGARLWSWHSGQAAPAKPFEVLAAVVRGDLPRAVLVWSLGVALLVGCVFVGAGAVSARMTGRRRGDRAARLAGSGSDIHALTRQAAAKKAERLRVAGPVVGLPIGRSVVGGVELVSSFEDVGINISGPRTGKTTCWVVPRIFAAPGAVVATSNKRDIVDSTRKKRADRGRVWVFDPQGICDEERSWWWNPLRQVTNAVEAKDLAQVFVDSTRAANATTNAYFDGAARDVVTALLLAGGRGDKSLRDVYRWVTDPDDREPLRILERSGEQMVYQSLAANMSLVAETRSGVYGSAGQILSFLLNEEALAWVEPGGVEFLPEEFVASTDTLYCLSQEGKGSAAPIVTALTVAVVQAALLHAKGQPNGRMATPMLIELDEAANVCRWRDLPDLYSHFGSRGICVDTILQSWSQGAHAWGDAGIRKLWSASNVKVYGGGVSERDFLAQLSDLIGVHYVDSRSMSTSAQGRSTSTSRESQQRPIATVADLQALPAGRAWVFASGTPALLAALIPYWKTEKKEKGAHA
- a CDS encoding recombinase family protein; translated protein: MSARVGYARVSTREQNPQAQEALLREAGCERIFTDHGESSRTVARPQWEACLDYLRRGDTLVIVALDRIAGTERMAIEIIRDLAHRGVRLKSLTEAFLDVDTSTPMGEAIIGIMAVLAQLRVATIRENTRRGLEHARAQGRRGGRPTVMTPEKTQAARLMRQNGYSFAHIGKSLGVGASSVARALSRPETTEPAQQ
- a CDS encoding zeta toxin family protein; translated protein: MTSELSARVLRERFETRIVPYLDDLREQARDDSSWPPVLVYTGGQPGAGKSRANERAAQARPSLVPIIGDDLRQFHPAYAQIMRDDPASMPERTAHASGQWIAMSARYLRERRADVLIETTLRSPEAMASTIASFREAGYVVEMRMVAVPEEVSRLATIERYAGQVTSTGVGRWTPSDMHDEAYAAAPHTVECLISSGAVDRFVLEDRAGRVLVDSTYFGLRDAQLSEAGRSAAEEFTSQRSVDTLDTPSALAWMQQARRQLEFVRHLDHPDTDLIATLTRSLTVDAPVIAGRAYRDDPNRAGDELDFLRIAARMFTLPHTQAPKDVPSLQSPTNSPALRSTEGRTHGRQV
- a CDS encoding SCO6880 family protein, with the protein product MSSGEHEGPRTYGNWRRPSAAGFGQLSFAASMGVLVAMILMVLVYALAGPLWSTLVGAVSAGAIWAISVKDRHGISLADRMGETMRFWRASRKKENIYRSGPLAPASVASGHCMLPGVLSASTLSSQVDSYDRPFALIRHADGSLAVVLKVAPSGADLLDTEHVDLQVAYWGQWLADLGGELGIVGASVCVETSPDTGSRLDREVTRRMSPDAPDLARQIMREVVEEYKAGSAQVRTWITVVFDPARMGAKRRQFDQAARDIGTRLPGLTQTLVAAGAGAVHLMTVDEVVRLVRVAYDPACEELFEDAAAAGEEVHVSWGDAGPVTAHAQWDTYVHDSGRSRSWVVSAPPRGVVQSSILRTILSANADVARKRVTILYRPMDAGKAPGVVEADLNKARARVETMGRPTARSLNELHAAQQVAAEEAAGAGLVDFGMVITATTMSEDMEDTSSAVTALAAASRLQVRLAYGAQDSAFALGLPVGVRPTGQRLGGAL
- a CDS encoding DUF4913 domain-containing protein, with protein sequence MTDAKGGEEETENSLYYPNIDAFVEQYLAPMYDLPKTQNRVWCRQWWRHEGAVIRLHALWLSWEETRVHESPGTMASWILNIADPMMAVLFNPTSGPFIGCSEDRGHESERPHSDGRLPCDPPPTGLFDPRQ